In Arachis hypogaea cultivar Tifrunner chromosome 7, arahy.Tifrunner.gnm2.J5K5, whole genome shotgun sequence, the genomic window attattctttttttttctttttctttttgttggtttttatttaTTCGTAGCAAAAATCTAAACTATATACAGAGAAGCAACCAAACCAAAGTGAAGGAAAGAACTATTTATTGCTTTAACTAATTCCATTACATTCATTTGAAACTGTAGTGATTATATTGTGTATATTCCTATCATTTGAAATTGTAGATTGATTTAACAAcactaaaattaaaagtaaaaaattagaGAAGGGATATTatcgtttttattttaaatatacttttttataaatttatgtcaATATATGTACAATATAACAAAATTATGTGTGAAGTGACATTATCATAAATGAGAAtggtattattattttctaaaaaaaatatgtttatttttagTGGAAAGCATATATAAAAtctttaaagaaaaaattattgaTATGTCTCAAAACATATTTTAAGGTAGGGGCTAGCAGTGGTGAAAATACTAAAGAGACATCGAACAAATTGGATATATATTTGCTCcaaaataaaatatgataaatcaaataaaattcttttataaactacttttacacTTTTTGCCTTTTTGGGTCCACCTCCACATGCCTTGATTTGTTGGTATTATACAATAGTATAATATACATCCCTGCGTGTAAATCGTGTTTTGATATCTTCTTCCTTTTGTGCGAAGTTGTTTAAAATTATcgccaatttttattttatatttcatttttaCCATTATTTAATTTGGGTGGAATGCATATAATTGCAAAAATTTATCGCATAATGACTCTATGATTAATAGCACCACAAATTTATCGCCCTTATTGATTTGCGTTGGTGTATATCATTTTTGGCcatatttaactaattttaaaccataaatattaaatttttaatctaaattttaaatcttaaattttaatagtataaaaattaacatgctatttaaaatatgaactaatattaattaaaaaaattggccATAATATTTCTCTTCGATAAATTTAAGCATGACTATCGCTTTTTGCATGAAACTCTCGGCTCCCATGATACTCTTAATTTGGTGGGTTTATCATATATTCGACACAAATGACTCAACTAATATTGTGATTAGAAGGCATAATATTTTTGTAGTTCAAATAATACATactttaacaatatatatattaagtaTGGATTGTGCTTGACTAATAAAATGAACTTTaaaaaactaaacaaagaaaATCTTAAGTTTCTTCACATCTTTGGCCTCTATATATATGCACCTTTCATATATCCGAACTGTTTTTTAAAGCAATATTCTTCTTCTTCGGTTCTTATCTTttattcattttctctttttcttcttggtATCAAAATTAAAACTACGAAGTAACAAAGTAACCAAAACAATATGAAGTAAAGAACTatttatcatcatcaattcaGTGCCGTTAATCATCATTGCTATTAATCATGCCATACAtttgtaaaaaaatttagaattctcGTGATAttgttttataaaaataaatatctatatattatgataaaaaattttaaaaattaaagaaataaatcaaaatatgaaaaatatctaaaaatatatgggttaatatttaaaaacatcTAAAATAATATCTATGCAAAATCATCTAAAAATTATAATGTATGCCAACTCAAAACACTTATAAATAAACTATCGTAATACTCATTTTAATCAACTGAGAAATACATTAAATTTCAAATACCTTTATATTTTCTTCTTAATTagtttattaataatataactaGCAATTTTTTCTAACcattcatttaaattatttttcatttttactaTAACATTATTTAAAATCATAATACACAAAACGAATTTCACACTATTTTATAAAACTAACAATTGTCAAGCATGCAATAAGTAAGTACAAACAATAATGTGTAGGGAAAGACATGATGCTTTTTAATATTAGAGAAGGTGTGTTTTGttagattataaaaaaaaatatcacaaaattatgaaagaaaaaaaaatcgaaggattagatataaaaaatcACAAATCTGTCTGACTCTTAGATTTGTGATATTATAAACacaaatctaatttaaatttgtggttatgatttttttatttttttaaattataaatataaaaatcagatttgcatttataatttttttatttttttaatttataaatttaaaagtcaGATTTGCGTATATATTGATAAAATTTCATTATGAAATCAGcctcttaaattttttatctccacattaaaaaaaaatactcaacTTATCCAGACCAATTAATAACACATATCCATTTCAAAAAAATTAGCCAAGACATGAAGGTATCTTTCTCCATGTTTATCACATTGAAAGTATCTCCCAAACCATAATACACAAAAAATTAAACTGTTTAATAAAACTAACAATTATCAAGCAAGTAATAAATAAGTAGAGAGAATAATGTGTAGGGCTACGATGCACGGACACTGATATGAACACAGGACACGATATGACACAGGACACGTCGACAcgcgaatttttaaattttacatgacacggggacacgcatatatataaaatataaaatattttttaaataaattgtaatgatattttgatattttattaatattaaaatataaattaaaatgtttaattatttttaatgtcttattttaattatatcaagtatttaaaaaaatttttgttttaataaataataatatatactatatctaaatttattttaagaatatatattaaaaataggaCTGGATACgtggacacgtgatggtatttaggtgtgtccagttGTGTCCGgagaaaaatttttcatttttttttaagacacggttggacataGCGTGTCGGACGAATGTCGATGGTGAGTGTGTGTCCGAAATGTATCCTACACGCGGACACGATAACTCATCGAAGTGTCCATGCTTCGTAGATGCAAGGGAAAGACATGAAGGTATCGTCCTCCATGTTTATGACATTGAAAGTATCTCCCAAACATTGttaatttaaagattaaaattttcattattctctCATTAACATCACACATTAACCATAAATCAGAAGTTCTGATCTCATAATAGATAAATACATTGATATATAAAGATCCACACATATATCTAAAACGAAATAATTTATTAGCACAAGCTAAGCAACACCAGACCAACATACATGACAAATTGACATGCACGTGCGAGCATGTGCTACCACACGGAATTATTTGATTCTCTATAAAATGAGTTGTTATAAATCTCGGTAAATAAATCACAGAATTTCACCTACATCACTTGTAGTTGGAATTGTAGTGAGAATAGCTCTGAGAAGATCAAGGTAGAGTGGAAACTGAGCGAAGGCATAGAAAGCGACGGATATGGAAGTGGCAGCGTATAAAGGGAACAGGATTGACTTGTATTTATGGTTAACAAGAAAGAAATGGCCAGAGCAGAAGGACACAAACATGGTTATGATGGAAACAAACAGAGAACTCAGCCCTGCAAGGAGTTTCAGTGGCAAACTCCTTTGAAAATCATTCGCCACCTTTCTTGAGGTCAGGATGGAAAGGAACATTATGAGTCCAGTGACGGAGAAACACAGTCCAACCAGAGAAGCCATGGCGAATACCTCGAACGCCGGTTGTCCCTCTAGTGGTGCCTGGCCGTTGTCATAGCCTCCGGGGACATTACTAGCTGTGGCAAAGGAAACACCGGCCACCAGAGCTGCCACCACAGAGCAAGATTCCGATGTATCCTTCAGCCACTGACTAGCCTCTTGGATGAGCACCTCGTGTGATGTATTGAAGATTTGAGCTGCCGTTTTTGAATCCTTGTTGCTTCTGAAGTGGCAATGCGTTGGCACAATTGTCTTTATATACTGTAACcatcatataataaaaaattattaaataactaaattgagtaaattaaacaCTATTTTGGgtcataataatatatacaagaAAAAGTCTAGCACTTTTACTAAAATCTGGTTGtcatttaatcataaaaaaaaaattgaataatttcgtatcattaaaaatattcatgatgattaattgatagttacaaatcacaaagttatataaaattataaatgtaaaagtctagggagccagcaactttgttaaatttcgTCTAGTatgtaaccagcaaaaaaaagtgaatcattggatgaaatctcacaccaatctcacaccattaaaaccatcttgatgactatttgatggctacaaatcacaaatatTGCTGACCCTAGCATTCCTCCTTATAAATACCTGATACCACTTGATATCCCACATCATTTGTAAAGCAGAGCCAGCTATTTGCCAAGACTTGACTCCTTTTAAACCCTCAGCTGCCAAGTGCAACAACGTGTTTTCATCATCATCCACTCCAATAACTAAGTTATTCCAAACTTGTATTTCTGATGTCTTTTTAAGTACCAGAACAACTTCGGGTTGCCTATTTTTCACCGCCACAAGCAACACATTTTGATTCTTTGCATTGGTGCTATGATAGCACTCGGTATCTTTTCTCTAATTTTGGTCACCAATTCAATGATACCGTTCTTCGCTGCTAACAAATATGGTGTCTCCTTTGAGTCATCCTTTTGATCAGTTGGAGCTCTTGTTGTACCACTTGGACTTGAACATgtatttttttcctgtttttccgAACTTGAAGCCGCCTCTTTTAATCGGCGAATAGCTTTATAGAAGAGTTTATAAAATGAGAGACTCgatcctttaataatattttaattttttttatattaaacgcGAAAAAGACTacgaataaatattatttttcatttaaagtTTAATCTCTAGCAAGTATATATTTTGACATTCAAGGATGAAGTCACAACTTGGTTAACATACGTAATCCAAATTAAATGTATTGTGCATCACACATGCATTAAACAATTAAATATTCATGTATGTATGAATGCTAGCATACCCGACTCTAAATCGTCATCATTGTACAGATCTTCAGTAGGGTCAAATCCCCAATTTGCATCATCCTTATAAGAGCAACTTCAATGGGCATAGTTTTGAGGCCCTGTTACTGACAAAAGCAAGTAGGAACTGTTGGAGGGAGAGAAAAACTGAGTTCCTTCACGGGATTCAATGTGAAGGGTCCCTCTGAACAGGGACTCAACTAaaccaataataacttgccacttggcaagttattataaaaataaataattatataaaatttaaaataattaaataattatattaaataattaaataataattaaattattaataattataataaataattatattaaataattaaattataattaatttattaataattttaataattaattagattaaataattaaatttttatttaattaataatttatattaattatttatattataattaatattaaatattatttatattattatattaaattataattaattaaatttacttacattaaaaaataaatttaatttttacatcttacaaaataatttttggttgggttggttatttttattttttaaatttaaaatactaacgacattattaaaattagtaattgtaaAACTAGCCGTTGCAAAATTAGTAGTTGAAAACTAACCATTATtatgttaccgttattattaataaattaatattttaatactttatatatatcatttacatacacttctattctcacacttTCCTCtacttttcttcatcttcttccaagtttacTTCTATCCCAAATTTTATATTGTGTATtgttgttatatatgaatttatttaatattaatattttttaatagtgaattatttttaaaatttaaatatttaaattacattatttaaaaaaattattatattaattataagtattttaattaattaattaagtgggaccacaatagggactaaagttagttcctcctaatggagaagagataaatgctttgagttcctatttactgtttatgacgcaaaagctgatgtggagtaactttttatgacaggtggccATAAACAGGAATTGGAACGAGTTCTCTATTGGAGATGGTCTAAGAGATAGAGTGATGATCGAGGTTGATCTCCCCCCTTGCCGGTGAATGCGTCGTAAGCGTTTTCCCCCATGAGTTCAGTCAGGAGTATATCACACCATACGTGCTTCTGCTTTGTTCCTCTTACCTCCTTGAAcccttaattaattaacaaatagtAGAAATGCATTATATTATGTAACAAGATCGGAACAAACGCTGTAATTAAATAACCATGTTGGAATATCAAAACATATATAAATAGATTATACTATGTGCAGGCACAGATTCAGGAATTTAGTAGAAGAGGactcgaaaattaaaatattatataattaaatataatattatatatttttaatatataatcataataaatattttttattaaaagaaataataaatgtttattatataaaaaaattatcttaatttttataatttttttattttggatttattaaaatataaaaattatttattttttattaacttattttGTTGAGTATTATTgtgataatatattatatttttatgttttatatcataaaaaaatatattataaaataatataaataaattattttaataactttgttatatgtatttaaaatatattcataaataaaatatataaatataattattttaattaatttatttaatatgttattaatataatatcatgaaataaataaataaattttaaaataatttactttcataattttatgtgcgtactataatatataaatttttttagttattataaatattaaagtatttttatatgataataggtgtgaaaattaagagaaaaaatatttaaaaatagaaaaaaagtttaaatgtttAAAGATTTATCTAATCAAAAAATAATTGACaataatatttttctcaatttaagaattattatttgtttttgagtttaataatttaattatttgtctaAGATAAttatttactctattttttaaacaaaattatataatatataataactttaTATACCTAAAATGATTAACTTTGTTTAAAAAAAGTTGAAAGGCCAAGGTCTATACTTGCCCCTATTTGGATTCGTGTCTAGtcatgtgtatattaaaattagttatcgaAATTAGtaatcagtataaaatatatactaaaatataaatatatattaaaaataaattaaatcacatatatttatacataaatatattggtagctgattttaataattaattatttgatttactaaaaagaaaaagtatgaggAGACAATAGCCTTATTGTACAATGCGTACAATAGgatttaattgtaattaaaattaaattataggtagttatttaattttaaattctttttaatttgaaatttgaattaaattagaattacCCTCAATTATAGAATCAAAACAACAAACCCCTCTCTGAATCCGCCATTACCTGCTTTCTCTCCATCACTTCTTCTCTAACCAACCCCTATCTCTCTTCTTCGTTTTCTCAACCCAGATCACCCTAAGTATCACCCCCCAGCCAACTAACCACCGTCGCCCaccctttctctcttttctttctttcctccttCCCCATTTCTCCCTGCCGTGTTCGTTGCCCTCACGCCGCCGTTCGCGCCTGCCAGCTCCGGCGAGCACCGCTCCGGTGCAACCCAGCAACGGCTAAGTTCTGTGCCGCTGCGACACCATCACTGCCCccgttcttctttctctctttcatcAACGCAGGTTCCATCCCTTTTCTTGTACCgggttctttttattttatttatttcattgcttTTAATTTTGGTTTCTGCATATAGATTAGACTTAGGACTAGTTAATATCTATTGCTAGATTGAACATGTTTGTTGGCTGAATTTTATGGGTTGATTGCTGCTTCCATTAAACTGAATGCTTTGTTTACATATGATGCACACCATATGTTCGATGAAATGCCTAAATGAAATCTATATGTTTAATTCTTATGTATGGCCAGTATTTAACTTAAATTCTATTCTCATGAGGCATTATAATTTACAATTGTGCAATTTTATGTGATTTCTAATGATGTTTGAGCTTGAATTTTGTTATGCACTTGTTTGTGCTTTTTTATCAAAATACCAATTTGGTTAAAAATTCAGATGCTATCAATTGTTTGGTATATTTTTAAGAAGTGCATACCATGTTTTATTGAGTGATTTGAATGAAATGGTTTATTCATGTTGGTTTTAAACATAAATGATCACATGCATCATCACTCATTCTTCGAAGTTTTTGAGCaattaaaattggtttttatcaaaattattgcTTCTTGAACAAAGGGCTGTGTTTATGTGattattttatactctttgacatgAATAAGTGGGCTTCTTTATTATTGCCTTGATTATTTTTTTGTGCTAATTTTGATTAACCCTTGCAAATTCAATACACAGTTGCAATAACTAAGTTTTTTAGCCCCAATTCACTCTAAATTGCTTTAGTCTAAGTTGTTTGTGCGTTAATTGcatttattcctttattagttactTAGGCTCCTTAATTATGGAAAACCTCACTTTCTTTTGAGCATATTACACATTTTCAACCTGTTTTCCTCAACATTTTACATATTAGGTTTGTCTTCATATTATCACTCTGCGGAAGTTCTTTAATGGAGTCCAATTTGGTTGAATCACTGTGTCGTGTTCCATCTTCCAAGTggcatatttatttttatgtttaatgcttATCCAAATGCATCATAAACATTCATGATTCAACCAAATTTATGAAGGTTTTATATTTATGGTATGCTTTTATGTATGAGGAATTTGTATGTGTTAATTAAGCATGGCATATTAATATGATGCTGGATGAAACTAGGTCTTTCTTGGACTAACTTTTATTGGTATATGAATTTATATGGCTTAATGTAAATTGTATGTATAAGCATGAGATTGTTGAATATGAAAAACAGTGAATGTTATTATCATCATTAAGATTTAATTTGATAATGAAAATTAAATAGCCAAGAGTTAGTTATCAACGGATGGGTGACTTAATATGCTTCCTGCATGTTCAGTTTGGAATATACATATGATCACACATGATAAAcactaaatgaataaaaaaaataactctaGTCACCATTGGCTCTGAAACCGATGTCTGGACTATGTGCTTGGTAGTTATATCTACTGCATGTTCATGTATGTGATGTATAGTGATATTGTTTGTGCTGGTTAATGAAGTTTCTTTTTTGGTCTATGTGCTTGGTAGAATGATTGACTTGATTTCTTttttatggttacattatttgTGCTAGTTAGTGAGATTTCAAACAAATGATATATACTAAggatttatcttatttttttatttttttggaattgTAGGCCATGCAACTATCGGATGTTATTGAGGTTGGAAGTGAAGAGACGGATCTTAGTTACGAGGTTTGGACTCTAGAGGTCGGTGCTCATGTTCGCCACAATGAGCCCCACCAATTTGATGGGTTCATGTCTTTGTTAAGCTCATTAGACAATAGTTAATTTCTGTTGGACATGACTTTCAGTACATAATTCATGTATTAGATACTATAAACGAAAATAGTTATCTGGTTTGGAAAGAAtgggtttatttttaaaaaatttggatgtTCGTTTCTAAATATTAATGATGTTCACCGTTATTGTATCCATCCGGATGGTTAATTTATTAGACAAGATGGATGTTCATTCTGATTATATGATCTCACTTATTAATTACACGATTATCGCTACTCACAAATGTTGGATGTTCATCATTACATATAACTGGATGTTCAGACTATGGTCACTATAGCGTCTATTCAGGACGCTTCATGAAATCTTAGCTCAATGTCGAAATTCAAGAACTCAATTCTTAACAAATTCAAGTCATTTGACT contains:
- the LOC140174443 gene encoding uncharacterized protein, yielding MMWDIKWYQYIKTIVPTHCHFRSNKDSKTAAQIFNTSHEVLIQEASQWLKDTSESCSVVAALVAGVSFATASNVPGGYDNGQAPLEGQPAFEVFAMASLVGLCFSVTGLIMFLSILTSRKVANDFQRSLPLKLLAGLSSLFVSIITMFVSFCSGHFFLVNHKYKSILFPLYAATSISVAFYAFAQFPLYLDLLRAILTTIPTTSDVGEIL